The segment TTCTGTAGTCCTGTGCTGGAGCTCCATATGGACCGTCTACTAGTAACTTCGGTCGGCTGCCAATGCAAGATCAACAAGGCATGTTAATACAACTAAGTATTGTAATGAAAGTAAGAGGAAGCAAAGAAGGTGCATTGGAGTTTACTCTTGTAAGTCAATATTGCAATGGGCAGCGAATTTTGTTCTCCCAATAACGCATGTTGAAAGATCTTTGCCCACTGTTAGAACTCGTTGTAGCTCCTCTGTCCAGTCTCCTTGTGTTCGGATGTGAACACTAAGTTGTTCATCTCCTGGTGCAGAGGTAATAGAAAAAGGGTGCCTGGAAAGGTTTAGGTAACATCTACATATGTGAAAACTAAAGATGTTTGCTAAACATTATGAGGAGTTTGGCATCAGTTACTCACCATTCAAATCTAGAGATTGTTGGACATTGCAAGAATATGTACTGACCACTCTTGTACTTAAACCCAGCAGGCTTTGACATGATTATGCTGAGTACTTCCCCTGGTAGCATAGAAACCTTAAGGATTTTGACAGAGTAATGGTTGGACCTACAAGCTCGTATACTTCGTTCTGCTGCATAGAGCACCAGAGGAACCGAGATGTACATCCATGTCTGAGAGGTTTCAACAGCAACACATTTAGGTTTCAAGACATTTTGACCATATAGCTTTAAGAGCAAAGGTTATGCTTACAGTTTTTTGATACCACTTATCAGCAAAGAAGAGTAAGGTCCCATGCACGATGAGCATAATGTAGACAACCACCAGAAGGTGATGCGTATACCAGAATGCGTTAAAGCCAGTCAACCGATCAAGTGGTGCCGGTAGACTCACACGGTTTCTCCTGAAATGAGTTGATGCTAACGTGAAGGCAATGGTTGTCAAGATCACCATAGAGATCCCAGTGATTCCTTCTGCACCTGTCATCAGGTCTTTGAATGTGGGCTTAACACCATTGAAGGGAGAAGCAATCAAGGCAAAATCTTCCGGAGTTGAGTTTATAATCCGTGGGAAATCACATGCTAAATGAGTACCAGCATGAACAAGTATCCCAATCACTATGGCACAAGCAATAATCTGCAACACAAAGAGATAGGTCAGAGCTCGATCTGAGCACATCCCAATGAAATATTGGCCGTAGACTCcaatttttttggaaattataTACATAGACATAGTCCCTAAATtatgagaaaaaatattttgtattattacCTTATGGAAGTTGATATTATCATCAAAAGGAACAAAAGCTCGAGCGCGTGTTGATCTAAGCCAAGTCAAGGTGTTTCTACAGACAGGTAACAGAACTAGAGCCATGTTGAGCTTGAGAGTCTCTGCAGCTCCTTTAGCAGTGGTTAAACAATAGCCCATGACCTTAAAAGCAGCTTTGTCTCTGTACTGTAAGAACTTCCAGACAAAGAGAATGGCCATGACGGTGAACCATAGAAACAGCACCCATATTCGTTGCCAGTTATCTAGAACCAAACACTGAAGCTTTCGTCTACATTTTAGAACCACACTACGAGGTTTAATTAGATTCCGTCTTGGTGTAGTTATGCCAACACTTGCCGTGCTAAGCGGTCTACTGTAGTCCATGTACGTGTCTCTCTGAAGTAAGAGTGTCTCGAGTTGCCATAACTGAAACAACATGGATGGTCCTTGATATAGTGTTTTTGAAGATTAAGAGTACATTGTATGCTGTTTACCTCGATGTATCCAAAATTCTCTGGATCAAGTTCTTCCATGATCAGAGATGCGTACTCTTCTGCTTGTTCCTTGAGTTTTGCTAACTTGTTTGCTGATGCACTTAGCATTAAGAGCTGTGTTTCAAAAGTTAAACGTTAATTTGATTATCTTAAACGCAATGTAGGCGTTTGCAActatatgttaaaataaaataatattacttctttgatttcttctttggtgaTCCTCCCGTCTTCATTGCTATCAGCCCTATAACAAACAGgtagcatttaaaaaaaattagaaacacTGACAACTTAAAAAGTATAACAGCATTATTCAACGAAAAACAATACTAATTACCAACAAATATACAAGCAAAAACATATGTTTCACAAAAATGACTGAATAACTGAAAAATAATGTTGAAATAAatgtttggtaaaaaaaaacataagaacaAGGCCTCTTTCCTAAAAGCTTTACTTGCAAGAAACTATTAGCGGGAAGAAAGATGAAAGATGAAAGatgaaacaattttttgaaaatctgGTAAAAGTTTGTTTTACTGGGCCAATTAAACCGCAGCCCAATAGTCAAACTCactcaaaagtttttttttttaacccaCTCAAATGTTGTTCACCGTTGATTGCGTGAACTAACAGATCCAACGGCTAAGAACATCACGTTATTTAAATGATGCATCTATCTATCAACAAGGATATAGTTAACATTTTGCTTGCATTGCCTTAGACATATATACCTAACACATAACTTAGTGAATTTGTGGTAGTCTCACTAAAGAGATAACAACATTTTTCCAATCAAGAAGTGATTCATTAGCTAATGGTTTCATGAATCAGCTAAATTTACTGAGCAATTTATGATATAACCAGCTAAATAACCCAAATTTAAAACCGCAAGTTGCGATCATCTATCTGCATTATTGAGAAATCAGGATACTAAACagataaaagtattaaaattaCCCATAAACAATTCGTCAATCATTGTTGTCATCAACAACTAATTATACGCTGCACATGGTCAATACATTTGTTTTCTTATGCTTTGCGTTATTCCCGTAACAGTTATAAACGTAAAGACAAACCAAAAtgtattaaagaaaaaatactttaaaagaaagaaagagaaagagagtgtcGGAAACGTACATATCAAAGAAGATTTGAAGACGCGCGTCGAAGCTTTGGTCAGAAATGAGTAACCAGAAATCATGAAGCTCATCTTTTGTTATCTTCTCCAGCTTCTGCCTTCTCCTTCGAGCCAAAGCGTCGAACACACTCACCGCGAACTCTTTTGAATCCTTCATCCCTATCTCAAACAAGAGTTTGTTATTCAGAGTCCGTTCGTGACATAACGAAATGAATATTGGTTTTTTGGTCTCAAAATTTTTGAAAGTTAAATATATCTAGACATAATtaccaaattatttttttttttaaaaaataattttttttctaaattgtttTTGGCTCCCAAAATCTTAAGTTGTGAATACTGTAGATGATTCTTATTTCTAGGGTTTATTGTTTCGCTTACCAACGCACTCTCCGAAATATTCTCGCGCAAGCAACCCTTCTTTAGAAAGCGTTTCGAATCTCTTTTCAACTTTCTTCCACATCTCATCGCAACCGCAGCTGTTTCCTTTGGTTGTCTTGTTGATAAACTGTAACCCTTGTAACGCTCTTTGGGCGCTTGACCTCGTTCGCTGCAGCTTCACCTCTTCCTTCCGTTTATCTCTCGCGGACATGATCGGTGTCTCTCTCCCCTGACTTTCTATATCTCTCTCCCGGCCGACAGAAGTCGTTGTTCTTGTCGAGTCCGACCTTAGTAGCTTCCCCAACGTCTGCCGTATCCTCCCAAACCTTCCCGTCTCAATCGAGATCTCTCGCGCGCCTACTGAAGAAACCGTCGTTCTTGACGACTCCGACCTTAGTAACTTCTCCAGTGTCTGCCTGATCCTCGCAGGAGCCGTTGATAGATTCCTCATTAGTCTTGGCCGTGTATCAACAGACGCCGCCTCTGACATTCCGCTGACGACAATGGAGTCGTCGCCGTCGAGCTCAAGAGTCACCTCCACGAGCTCCCTCTCCCAGCTGCTTCCGCTTCCATTACAACTCAAACTGCTGAGGAAAGCCGGCAGCATTGCGCCGCCGGCAACTGGTGAAGGTCTTAGCTCCACACCGTCGTCGTCATTGGAGAGACTAAAATTTGAGAAGCTCTTGGGAGATAACTTCATGTGGAAGATTAATCAACCAAACACCTACACTCATTTACgtatatatgtaattttaataaaattaaatatattccCTCTCTATTTTCAGCCATCGCCAGGGAAGAGAAGAAAATCAAGAAGgtgagaaaaataataataaggaaAGAGGATATGAAAACAAGAGAGGCACTTCTCAACCGATCAATACAAAGACTTGCACACAATTTTCAACgctcaaattttattttgtgtgtGTGGCTAAGTCATGTTTCACAGTTGTtgcctttctttcttttttattgttGATGTATTCTTTTTTTCCTATCTACTTAAAACTAATtatattgttattattttgaaaGAAATATAAAGAGTAGTTGGTGTTGTTTACCACAAAGAAAAAATGGATGGGAATATATTAACATTGTGTTATGGTCTAACGTATGTGACTAATTcacaatatttaatttattagcCGCCGGAATCAATGTTAAAAAGATCAATTACCACGATCAAATCATTCATCACAACCTAATTATTACAAACTTGCATGGTATTAATTCACAATATTTAACTAGTACAGAGTTTATAGCCGCCGGAATTAATGTTAAAAAGAACTATTACTACGAATTACATCGTTAATCAAAAACTAGTCATTAAAAATCACAAACTAATTAGTATTGAATACAAACTTGAATGATAATAATCGGTATTAGTCATCTGTTGTGGGTTACCTTGATGAATATGCAAAGGAAGGAGAAAGAATTGTTGTCTGATACGCTGGCAGAAACTTAGGAGATTAGGCCACGTAGAGGCTTCGAAGACAGAATCAGTTACTTATATGTTGCCCTTACTCTTTAATTAATGTGAAATAGCAAGGGAGAAGACAAGAATTACGTAATTATTTTCTACgctatatatatttagaaaaaaaaaagatgaattggcaaagacaaaagacaaaagacaaagaagaaggtGGTCGAGAGTTGGAATGTAATGAAAGTAGACcggagatatatatatacaaggaGGCTTTCAATGAACAGAAACTTATGGTTCAGGTTTTAGTGACTACTAAACCTAAATGCTACGCTTTGTCGCAAAGCAGTACATAAGCCGATGTTGTACGTCCTAAGTTTTGAGTACCTCCTCCCCTTCCAGAATATTTAACATGTGTTGCCTACTCTCAGATTGTTTAATGGGCTTCTCTTGGCTCTATTAGTTAGTATGTATTGTCGGCCGAATCAGTTTCATACCATTTGTCACACTTTCATCATTTACTAGCGCTTGGGTCagtttccaaaattttaataatatgtagTCAATTGCTATTTGTTGGAAGATTTTATAAGCTCTGATAATATGAGGTGTTGTGGAATTATGAGTCTAGAATTCTCTTTGAAGTTAAATGTTATTTGGTTGATTGTAATTCTCACTATTTTAAACTAATCTGGATTTCATACCTTTTCCATTTAGAATGAGTTTACAAGATACCGAATCTTAGACTAGTCCATGAGACTATTTAACAAAGTAAAGATCACTAGATTCACTACGAActcttttgaaaatttaataatttgtttacaaatttcaacatatttttatctaatacaaatttaaaacaaaatattcaataattATACATAATTGCAAAACGTATGCATGTGGTGATTAAAAACATAATCACTtgctaatataattttttataactaTGGGGATCCCAAAAGGTTTTTAGGCACAAAGACTAATCCAGATTTTTTTGCCACTTAAAGTGTCTATGGATGGTCAATGCTACTCGAACCCATGGTGAAAACTCTAGTTGGAGCTCCTTTGTCAGTAGACAAGGCGACTTGGTTACCTGCTAAATGCTAATACTCAAACCTTTAATATGCAATTAGGGGGAAAGAAtcttaaatcaaatcaaattaatagttttaatgGGAGGAGGTTTCAAATTATATACTATAGAAAACGATACGGTAGCGACTCAACGTGCATTCCACTCATGTGTGCAATCCATGCTAGAACAGCCCACGCTTCTTTTTACGTTGAATTTTCTTCCAATGAAAATGATAAATCCCTTTCGCTAAAAAAATCAAtttctaaaacaatatatattcgCATGACAAAATAATGAAAAGACTATGGTAAATGTGCTTGTTTCCTTTATAAATTTTAAGTACCTTTCTGTTAGTTGCAAACTCTACATCATATCGGAATAGATTAATGTACGTGTGAatctgcaacaaaaaaaaaacaacgatTAACAAGTTAGAAAGAACAATCTGAGAAAGACAATAGATATAAATACAATATGACTAAATCAATTATCGAAAACTAAGAGATAATCAGATTAAAAACTTCTGAGATACAAACCCAAATGCATGtatatatggttttttttttttttgcaaagtcttttttttttgtttgagctAAAAAACACTAAATCTATTAGTAACTATCGATCTGATTATATCCAAAAACTAGCGTAACAGTATGAGAATGAAAAGTCGTGTGTGTGGCGCGCTCGTGACTTTGCTGATGGGGAGCTGAAGGATGTGCTTTTAATTTTATGCTTCCGATTTTCTTCAGTTGAGAGTGAGTATGATCTTGGATTGTGCCCTTTTCATGTAGATTAGCGATTGATTGACATGACATATCTTATAGTAATCTCCATTTTCTGATTACTACTTGTTTTATTTCCCTTTGTGCATGTTGCTTTTGCGTTGCCTTGTTTATTCTCGGTACATAACTAGTTGAACTTATGGCCATTAGATTAATAATGGATCTTGAACTTAGCTTTGTTATATGACTACTTGTTATTGGAAGATCTCGTCTCAAAGCTTTTCATTACAGGGATATTTAGAGCTGTCAATTGATTGGTTCTCCTTTTCACAAAGTATTTACACTCTTCTCATTGTGTCTTGAAACTTGGTGTAACATAGCACGAGGAGTTATCTATTCCCGCTAGATTATGCTAACGTTACATAAGAAAGAACGAACGATCTTGAGGTGGGTAGACATCAGGGCCGGCTTACGAGGAGGACAAGCGGTGCGACCGCCCCGGGTCCGAGCCCGTGTCCCCCCTCCCCCGTGTAATGATAAATAAGGagcttaattttttataaatctatatttttatatataaaaaaattataaatacaataaataaaattgaaaatggcccaaaattatttgatatgtatatagttttattttcattacaaaatatacaaaatattactgattaaattttaaaactattttaaacattatctctatataaattttatagagtaaaattttttttttgccctagGGCCCTATCACTGTTAACCGGCCCTGGTAGACATGTGTTTAGATTGCAACTGATTTGATATGCCACAAACCAAAAAGTTTAGCAATGATGTCCTCTTTATTTATTtcggtatatattttcaatggGTTTTCAACTGATAATGCGATGAACCGAAAAGTATTTGTACAGCTGCATGGGTAATCAATTCTTATTTTCCTTTGTCAGACTGAAGAGGCTGGTTCCTCAACTTAAGATGCATCAATGTTTAAGGTTCCAAATCCTGGCGAGGTATTATTAGCCTAAAAGTGTTTTGATGCATCCATCTCTAGTCTACTAGTGTCTTGGCAGTTGGCACTAACTATCTACATAAGTTTTTCGGATCATATCAAGTGGTTGGGGATCGCTTGGGGCTGTGCTGAGTCGTTTTAAGTTTTATGGTTTTGAGTCGAAAGCGTGGGTGATTGATATGAGAGATTAATGTTTGGTTATCACTTATCAGAAACAATACATTGAATTCATTAATGTTTTAAGCGTTTCTTATGGCCTAATCATGAATGGTGGTGGACTCTGGCCTAATCAGGCTCAACGAGTGAGAACATATACAAAGGTTAGATATCTTTCTCTGTCTCTCAAACAAAGCTCTTATCTTATTGGAACTTATTTGTTAAACCTTATTGAAGGTTCAAAAACGAGGGTCAGTAGGAAGATCAATAGATGTTACACGCTATAGCGGCTATGAAGAACTGAGAAATGACTTAGCAATAATGTTTGGCACCGAAGGACAGCTGGAGGATCCACAACCCTCTGATTGGAAACTCGTCCACACAGATCATGAAAACGGTATGCTGCTCGTTGGTGATGATCCTTGGGAGTAAAGTTCCAGGACCAACAACATGCTCTAAATAATCTCCTCTGTGTCAACATAATCTGATTATCATTGTCTGTTTGTTATTCTTTAGGGAGTTTGTGAGCTGCGTGCAAAATATAAAGATACTATCATCAGTAGAAGTCCAGCAAATGAGTTTAGACGGAGATCTTGCAGCTAACCCAACCACAAAGTAAGCTTGCAGCGAAACAGACAGTGATAATGCTTGGAAAGTACACTACGAAGACACTTCCGCTGCAGCTTCATTCAACAGATAGTGCATTTACATCAGTATCAACTTAACGCACAGCTTTTTTGCTGTTGTGTATACTGCAAAACAACAAACTGAAGAAAGTGCCAAGGTAATATGT is part of the Brassica rapa cultivar Chiifu-401-42 chromosome A09, CAAS_Brap_v3.01, whole genome shotgun sequence genome and harbors:
- the LOC103842656 gene encoding respiratory burst oxidase homolog protein E-like isoform X2, giving the protein MKLSPKSFSNFSLSNDDDGVELRPSPVAGGAMLPAFLSSLSCNGSGSSWERELVEVTLELDGDDSIVVSGMSEAASVDTRPRLMRNLSTAPARIRQTLEKLLRSESSRTTVSSVGAREISIETGRFGRIRQTLGKLLRSDSTRTTTSVGRERDIESQGRETPIMSARDKRKEEVKLQRTRSSAQRALQGLQFINKTTKGNSCGCDEMWKKVEKRFETLSKEGLLAREYFGECVGMKDSKEFAVSVFDALARRRRQKLEKITKDELHDFWLLISDQSFDARLQIFFDMADSNEDGRITKEEIKELLMLSASANKLAKLKEQAEEYASLIMEELDPENFGYIELWQLETLLLQRDTYMDYSRPLSTASVGITTPRRNLIKPRSVVLKCRRKLQCLVLDNWQRIWVLFLWFTVMAILFVWKFLQYRDKAAFKVMGYCLTTAKGAAETLKLNMALVLLPVCRNTLTWLRSTRARAFVPFDDNINFHKIIACAIVIGILVHAGTHLACDFPRIINSTPEDFALIASPFNGVKPTFKDLMTGAEGITGISMVILTTIAFTLASTHFRRNRVSLPAPLDRLTGFNAFWYTHHLLVVVYIMLIVHGTLLFFADKWYQKTTWMYISVPLVLYAAERSIRACRSNHYSVKILKVSMLPGEVLSIIMSKPAGFKYKSGQYIFLQCPTISRFEWHPFSITSAPGDEQLSVHIRTQGDWTEELQRVLTVGKDLSTCVIGRTKFAAHCNIDLQDRPKLLVDGPYGAPAQDYRSYDVLLLIGLGIGATPFISVLKDLMNNSRDEQILNEFSRSDFSWNSYTSSYTTPTPTSTQGGEKKAVKAHFYWVTREPGSVEWFRGVMEEISDMDYRGQIELHNYLTSVYDEGDARSTLIKMVQALNHAKHGVDILSGTRVRTHFARPNWKEVFGSIARKHPNSTVGVFYCGIPTVAKELKKQAQEMSQKTTTRFEFHKENF
- the LOC103842656 gene encoding respiratory burst oxidase homolog protein E-like isoform X1; translation: MKLSPKSFSNFSLSNDDDGVELRPSPVAGGAMLPAFLSSLSCNGSGSSWERELVEVTLELDGDDSIVVSGMSEAASVDTRPRLMRNLSTAPARIRQTLEKLLRSESSRTTVSSVGAREISIETGRFGRIRQTLGKLLRSDSTRTTTSVGRERDIESQGRETPIMSARDKRKEEVKLQRTRSSAQRALQGLQFINKTTKGNSCGCDEMWKKVEKRFETLSKEGLLAREYFGECVGMKDSKEFAVSVFDALARRRRQKLEKITKDELHDFWLLISDQSFDARLQIFFDMADSNEDGRITKEEIKELLMLSASANKLAKLKEQAEEYASLIMEELDPENFGYIELWQLETLLLQRDTYMDYSRPLSTASVGITTPRRNLIKPRSVVLKCRRKLQCLVLDNWQRIWVLFLWFTVMAILFVWKFLQYRDKAAFKVMGYCLTTAKGAAETLKLNMALVLLPVCRNTLTWLRSTRARAFVPFDDNINFHKVIIQNIFSHNLGTMSMYIISKKIGVYGQYFIGMCSDRALTYLFVLQIIACAIVIGILVHAGTHLACDFPRIINSTPEDFALIASPFNGVKPTFKDLMTGAEGITGISMVILTTIAFTLASTHFRRNRVSLPAPLDRLTGFNAFWYTHHLLVVVYIMLIVHGTLLFFADKWYQKTTWMYISVPLVLYAAERSIRACRSNHYSVKILKVSMLPGEVLSIIMSKPAGFKYKSGQYIFLQCPTISRFEWHPFSITSAPGDEQLSVHIRTQGDWTEELQRVLTVGKDLSTCVIGRTKFAAHCNIDLQDRPKLLVDGPYGAPAQDYRSYDVLLLIGLGIGATPFISVLKDLMNNSRDEQILNEFSRSDFSWNSYTSSYTTPTPTSTQGGEKKAVKAHFYWVTREPGSVEWFRGVMEEISDMDYRGQIELHNYLTSVYDEGDARSTLIKMVQALNHAKHGVDILSGTRVRTHFARPNWKEVFGSIARKHPNSTVGVFYCGIPTVAKELKKQAQEMSQKTTTRFEFHKENF
- the LOC108869699 gene encoding auxin response factor 19-like; the encoded protein is MNGGGLWPNQAQRVRTYTKVQKRGSVGRSIDVTRYSGYEELRNDLAIMFGTEGQLEDPQPSDWKLVHTDHENGMLLVGDDPWEEFVSCVQNIKILSSVEVQQMSLDGDLAANPTTK